A stretch of Flavobacterium sp. N1994 DNA encodes these proteins:
- a CDS encoding exopolyphosphatase: protein MISIKKYAAIDIGSNAMRLLITNIVEQKDAPAQFNKSALIRVPIRLGQDAFTVGEISNDNIDRMIDAMKAFKLLMKVYKVEKYKACATSAMREAYNGKEVAKIICEKCDIDIDIIDGKIEATIIASSDLHDFLKTDKTYLYVDVGGGSTEFSLFTDGHMIASKSFKIGTVRLLNNMVSDIVWEEIEKWIKTHTEEFDEVILIGSGGNINKLFKLSGKLQDKPLSYLYLNSQYQYLNSLTYEQRIAELALNTDRADVIIPATRVYLNAMKWSGARQLFVPKIGLADGIVKALYQGTI, encoded by the coding sequence ATGATTTCTATTAAAAAATATGCAGCAATTGATATTGGTTCCAATGCCATGCGATTGCTCATTACCAATATTGTTGAACAAAAAGATGCTCCAGCACAATTCAATAAAAGTGCCTTGATTCGGGTGCCTATTCGTTTAGGGCAAGATGCTTTTACTGTTGGTGAAATCTCTAATGACAATATTGATAGAATGATTGATGCCATGAAAGCTTTCAAGTTATTAATGAAAGTGTATAAAGTAGAAAAGTACAAAGCCTGTGCTACATCTGCGATGCGTGAGGCCTACAATGGTAAGGAAGTCGCCAAAATCATCTGCGAAAAATGTGATATTGATATTGATATCATCGACGGAAAAATTGAAGCTACAATCATTGCTTCTTCCGATTTACACGATTTCTTGAAAACCGACAAAACTTATTTGTATGTGGATGTAGGCGGTGGTAGCACTGAGTTCTCCTTATTTACCGATGGTCACATGATAGCTTCCAAATCCTTCAAAATAGGAACGGTTCGTTTGCTGAACAATATGGTAAGCGATATCGTTTGGGAAGAAATAGAAAAATGGATAAAAACCCACACCGAAGAATTTGACGAAGTGATACTTATCGGCTCAGGAGGGAACATCAATAAGTTATTCAAACTCTCGGGTAAATTGCAAGACAAACCGCTATCTTATTTATATTTAAACTCACAATACCAATATTTAAACTCACTAACCTACGAGCAACGTATCGCCGAATTAGCCTTAAACACTGACCGTGCCGACGTTATCATTCCAGCTACCAGAGTATACCTAAATGCTATGAAATGGAGTGGTGCCCGACAATTGTTTGTGCCCAAAATAGGGCTAGCCGACGGTATCGTGAAAGCTTTATATCAGGGAACAATTTAA